A genomic region of Paralichthys olivaceus isolate ysfri-2021 chromosome 18, ASM2471397v2, whole genome shotgun sequence contains the following coding sequences:
- the LOC138405421 gene encoding homeodomain-interacting protein kinase 2-like isoform X2: MSTISPDEQMQSGDFEAPQSKILCSGTNSYLITEMCGEGAFGKVVKAVNMATSQEVAIKILKREDAARREMWMLKAVSALDPTKSNVVDFIERFQDGGQTCLVFERLDMNLYQLLQQRRGHPLNLSEIRPIAHQLLTTFAALESIGVIHTDLKPDNVMLVNHEREPFRVKLIDFGVSFMRSENTRGMKTQPIGFRSPEVTLGLPVSEAIDMWGLGCILLFLYLANHPFSVDCEYQGMKGIVDMLGQPDDDFLKAGIYSHQFFMEDKHWCNPGWSIKTPSEFESGTGIQVKEWAGDIGSLNDLITLHPVLNGSIELQDRRAFVSLLKGLLQIDPRRRLTPQRGLSHPFLTMVHLMDNMESPYVMHCLDSMGVLDLDDYDDEEDFCSDVVAEEDPWVEEASVVPQSEDTGSAPPHSSVRVEELDPPCDETAAAGSSDVVAEEDPWVEEASVGAQSEDTGSAPPHSSVRVEELDPPCDDTAAESQQLPDAAQETQLCEDTRPARVSRLKRMRKFFGRIVKRVKRLFR; encoded by the exons ATGTCTACGATATCTCCAG ATGAACAGATGCAGTCAGGGGATTTTGAGGCACCACAGAGCAAAATACTGTGCAGTGGCACCAACAGCTACCTCATAACTGAAATGTGCGGAGAGGGGGCCTTTGGCAAAGTTGTCAAGGCCGTAAACATGGCCACATCCCAAGAAGTGGCCATCAAAATCCTCAAACGTGAGGATGCTGCTCGAAGAGAG ATGTGGATGCTTAAGGCAGTGAGCGCTCTTGACCCCACCAAAAGCAACGTGGTCGACTTCATTGAGCGGTTTCAGGACGGCGGACAGACCTGTCTGGTGTTTGAGCGGCTGGACATGAACCTGTACCAGCTGCTGCAACAACGACGTGGACATCCGCTGAATCTGAGTGAGATTCGGCCCATTGCTCACCAG ttgcTGACAACTTTTGCCGCACTGGAGAGCATTGGGGTGATCCACACAGACCTCAAACCAGACAATGTGATGCTGGTGAACCACGAGAGGGAGCCCTTCAGGGTGAAACTCATCGATTTTGGTGTGTCCTTCATGAGGTCAGAGAACACGCGTGGCATGAAAACCCAGCCCATAGGCTTCAG GTCACCTGAAGTCACCCTGGGCCTCCCTGTGTCAGAGGCCATTGATATGTGGGGTCTGGGCTGCATCCTCCTTTTCCTTTACCTCGCCAACCACCCGTTTTCAGTGGACTGCGAGTACCAGGGA ATGAAGGGAATTGTAGACATGCTGGGTCAGCCAGATGATGACTTCCTCAAGGCTGGAATATACAGCCACCAATTTTTCATGGAGGACAAGCACTGGTGCAACCCAGGGTGGTCGATAAAG ACCCCAAGTGAGTTTGAAAGTGGGACTGGCATCCAGGTCAAGGAGTGGGCCGGTGACATTGGAAGCCTGAATGACCTGATCACA CTTCACCCAGTGCTGAATGGATCCATTGAGCTCCAGGACAGGAGAGCATTCGTCAGTCTGCTAAAAGGCCTCCTTCAGATTGACCCCAGGAGGAGGCTAACGCCACAGAGGGGTCTCTCCCACCCCTTTCTTACCATGGTCCACCTGATGGATAACATGGAAAGCCCATA tgtaatGCATTGTCTGGACAGCATGGGGGTCTTAGACTTGGACGACTACGATGATGAGGAAGACTTTTGCTCAGATGTTGTGGCTGAGGAAGACCCCTGGGTGGAGGAGGCTTCAGTCGTCCCACAGTCAGAGGACAcaggctcagctcctcctcactccaGTGTCAGGGTTGAAGAGCTGGACCCCCCATGTGAtgagactgcagctgctggctcATCAGATGTTGTGGCTGAGGAAGACCCCTGGGTGGAGGAAGCATCAGTTGGAGCACAGTCAGAGGACAcaggctcagctcctcctcactccaGTGTCAGGGTTGAAGAGCTGGACCCCCCATGTGATGACACTGCAGCTGAGAGCCAACAATTACCTGATGCAGCTCAAGAGACACAGCTCTGTGAAGACACTCGTCCTGCCAGAGTCAGCAgactgaagaggatgaggaagttTTTTGGCAGAATTGTAAAGAGAGTGAAGAGATTGTTCAGATGA
- the LOC138405421 gene encoding homeodomain-interacting protein kinase 2-like isoform X1: MAENLVSHSCLTENKADEQMQSGDFEAPQSKILCSGTNSYLITEMCGEGAFGKVVKAVNMATSQEVAIKILKREDAARREMWMLKAVSALDPTKSNVVDFIERFQDGGQTCLVFERLDMNLYQLLQQRRGHPLNLSEIRPIAHQLLTTFAALESIGVIHTDLKPDNVMLVNHEREPFRVKLIDFGVSFMRSENTRGMKTQPIGFRSPEVTLGLPVSEAIDMWGLGCILLFLYLANHPFSVDCEYQGMKGIVDMLGQPDDDFLKAGIYSHQFFMEDKHWCNPGWSIKTPSEFESGTGIQVKEWAGDIGSLNDLITLHPVLNGSIELQDRRAFVSLLKGLLQIDPRRRLTPQRGLSHPFLTMVHLMDNMESPYVMHCLDSMGVLDLDDYDDEEDFCSDVVAEEDPWVEEASVVPQSEDTGSAPPHSSVRVEELDPPCDETAAAGSSDVVAEEDPWVEEASVGAQSEDTGSAPPHSSVRVEELDPPCDDTAAESQQLPDAAQETQLCEDTRPARVSRLKRMRKFFGRIVKRVKRLFR; this comes from the exons ATGGCAGAAAATCTAGTTTCACACAGCtgtttgacagaaaataaagcag ATGAACAGATGCAGTCAGGGGATTTTGAGGCACCACAGAGCAAAATACTGTGCAGTGGCACCAACAGCTACCTCATAACTGAAATGTGCGGAGAGGGGGCCTTTGGCAAAGTTGTCAAGGCCGTAAACATGGCCACATCCCAAGAAGTGGCCATCAAAATCCTCAAACGTGAGGATGCTGCTCGAAGAGAG ATGTGGATGCTTAAGGCAGTGAGCGCTCTTGACCCCACCAAAAGCAACGTGGTCGACTTCATTGAGCGGTTTCAGGACGGCGGACAGACCTGTCTGGTGTTTGAGCGGCTGGACATGAACCTGTACCAGCTGCTGCAACAACGACGTGGACATCCGCTGAATCTGAGTGAGATTCGGCCCATTGCTCACCAG ttgcTGACAACTTTTGCCGCACTGGAGAGCATTGGGGTGATCCACACAGACCTCAAACCAGACAATGTGATGCTGGTGAACCACGAGAGGGAGCCCTTCAGGGTGAAACTCATCGATTTTGGTGTGTCCTTCATGAGGTCAGAGAACACGCGTGGCATGAAAACCCAGCCCATAGGCTTCAG GTCACCTGAAGTCACCCTGGGCCTCCCTGTGTCAGAGGCCATTGATATGTGGGGTCTGGGCTGCATCCTCCTTTTCCTTTACCTCGCCAACCACCCGTTTTCAGTGGACTGCGAGTACCAGGGA ATGAAGGGAATTGTAGACATGCTGGGTCAGCCAGATGATGACTTCCTCAAGGCTGGAATATACAGCCACCAATTTTTCATGGAGGACAAGCACTGGTGCAACCCAGGGTGGTCGATAAAG ACCCCAAGTGAGTTTGAAAGTGGGACTGGCATCCAGGTCAAGGAGTGGGCCGGTGACATTGGAAGCCTGAATGACCTGATCACA CTTCACCCAGTGCTGAATGGATCCATTGAGCTCCAGGACAGGAGAGCATTCGTCAGTCTGCTAAAAGGCCTCCTTCAGATTGACCCCAGGAGGAGGCTAACGCCACAGAGGGGTCTCTCCCACCCCTTTCTTACCATGGTCCACCTGATGGATAACATGGAAAGCCCATA tgtaatGCATTGTCTGGACAGCATGGGGGTCTTAGACTTGGACGACTACGATGATGAGGAAGACTTTTGCTCAGATGTTGTGGCTGAGGAAGACCCCTGGGTGGAGGAGGCTTCAGTCGTCCCACAGTCAGAGGACAcaggctcagctcctcctcactccaGTGTCAGGGTTGAAGAGCTGGACCCCCCATGTGAtgagactgcagctgctggctcATCAGATGTTGTGGCTGAGGAAGACCCCTGGGTGGAGGAAGCATCAGTTGGAGCACAGTCAGAGGACAcaggctcagctcctcctcactccaGTGTCAGGGTTGAAGAGCTGGACCCCCCATGTGATGACACTGCAGCTGAGAGCCAACAATTACCTGATGCAGCTCAAGAGACACAGCTCTGTGAAGACACTCGTCCTGCCAGAGTCAGCAgactgaagaggatgaggaagttTTTTGGCAGAATTGTAAAGAGAGTGAAGAGATTGTTCAGATGA